The Poecilia reticulata strain Guanapo linkage group LG13, Guppy_female_1.0+MT, whole genome shotgun sequence genome has a segment encoding these proteins:
- the rhoub gene encoding ras homolog family member Ub, producing the protein MSPADVMDYGRTMAPPVPPHKPQPARPGQGSGQERLLKCVLLGDGAVGKTSLVVSYTTNGYPTKYVPTAFDNFSAVVQVDGSPVRLQLCDTAGQDEFDKLRHFCYSRTDALLLCFSVVSPASFQNVWEKWVPEIRRRCPLTPILLVGTQCDLRQDVKVLIELARRRERPVAEEDARALAEKMGAVTYVECSALTQKNLKEVFDAAIAVGLRHSDRRARRERKVRSTADKMKMLSKSWWKKYVCVQ; encoded by the exons ATGTCACCTGCAGACGTAATGGATTACGGACGGACTATGGCCCCTCCGGTGCCGCCGCACAAACCCCAACCCGCCCGGCCGGGACAGGGGTCCGGGCAGGAGCGGCTGCTGAAGTGCGTCCTCCTCGGAGACGGAGCGGTGGGGAAGACCAGCCTGGTGGTCAGCTACACGACCAATGGATACCCGACCAAATACGTCCCGACTGCTTTTGACAACTTTTCGG CTGTGGTTCAGGTGGACGGGAGCCCAGTGAGACTACAGCTGTGTGACACTGCAGGACAG GATGAGTTTGACAAACTCCGCCACTTCTGCTACAGTCGCACCGACgccctgctgctctgcttcagCGTGGTCAGCCCCGCTTCATTCCAGAACGTCTGGGAGAAGTGGGTCCCCGAAATCCGCCGCCGCTGCCCCCTCACCCCGATCCTCCTCGTAGGCACGCAGTGCGACCTGCGGCAGGACGTCAAGGTGCTGATCGAGCTGGCGCGGCGGAGAGAGAGGCCCGTGGCGGAAGAGGACGCCAGAGCGCTCGCAGAGAAAATGGGCGCCGTCACGTACGTGGAGTGCTCGGCGCTGACTCAGAAGAACCTGAAGGAGGTGTTCGACGCGGCGATCGCTGTGGGGCTGCGGCACTCCGACAGGAGGGCGCGCCGGGAGAGGAAGGTCCGCAGCACCGCCGATAAAATGAAGATGCTGTCCAAGTCGTGGTGGAAGAAGTACGTGTGCGTCCAGTAG
- the rtn2a gene encoding reticulon-2a isoform X3, giving the protein MASKVMDLIYWKDTERSGMVLTALVVGLLSLFQLSIISVVSTVSLAVMCFTISVRIYYHFLHILSWGDGEHPFKSYLDLDISLSGEQADIYMQKAIVLALSAVDALRRLFFVENLFESLKFLFLMYLVTYLGGLCNGLTILIISVIALFSLPLFYERRQEQVDGFIGKIQAQIDSVKDFLRRLTQGGGPPPDMTPGGAKPKTQ; this is encoded by the exons ATGGCCAGTAAAG TAATGGACCTCATCTACTGGAAGGACACAGAGAGAAGTGGCATGGTGCTCACAGCCTTGGTGGTGGGCTTACTGTCCCTGTTCCAGCTCAGCATCATCTCTGTGGTCTCCACCGTCTCCCTGGCTGTCATGTGCTTCACCATCTCTGTGCGCATATACTACCACTTTCTCCACATCCTCAGCTGGGGGGACGGAGAACATCCTTTCAA GTCATACTTGGATCTGGACATCAGTTTAAGTGGAGAGCAGGCCGACATCTACATGCAGAAAGCCATTGTTCTGGCTCTGTCTGCTGTTGATGCCCTGAGGAGgctgttttttgtagaaaatctTTTTGAATCCCTCAAG TTCCTGTTTCTGATGTACCTTGTCACATATCTGGGAGGCCTTTGCAACGGCCTTACCATCCTCATCATCA GTGTGATTGCTCTCTTTTCTTTGCCCCTTTTCTATGAAAGACGGCAg GAGCAAGTGGATGGCTTTATTGGAAAAATTCAGGCCCAAATTGACAGCGTGAAGGACTT tctgCGAAGACTCACCCAAGGCGGCGGCCCTCCTCCTGATATGACTCCTGGTGGTGCCAAGCCTAAAACCCAGTAA